One region of Wyeomyia smithii strain HCP4-BCI-WySm-NY-G18 chromosome 3, ASM2978416v1, whole genome shotgun sequence genomic DNA includes:
- the LOC129729597 gene encoding uncharacterized protein LOC129729597 translates to MHLFDKVREIVMVPVSPKYLRISTILIAIYKVLVAHILLFIMLLGLAHAEEMTAILGADIADQKEREEYVYLPTNAKGETMNQLRFKSAANLASVTFCMLYIGTTLATIYVVSCLGLLVGTLRNRHEFFIPWMVVDFFGTLVAASIMIAVGYNKMTYCVIGKWQYWGFCAVMTAFNLVIWMVVRMFYKNLVLMTKMREIAVVAIPCPSPGTKQVPYHYRKENMHLSDGGLKHILFDSNEANYLV, encoded by the exons ATGCATTTATTCGATAAGGTTCGCGAAATCGTCATGGTTCCCGTGTCGCCCAAATATCTTCGGATTTCCACCATCCTGATTGCCATCTATAAAGTG CTGGTTGCCCATATTCTGTTGTTTATAATGCTGCTTGGTCTGGCCCACGCCGAGGAGATGACGGCCATTCTCGGGGCGGACATTGCCGACCAAAAGGAGCGTGAGGAGTATGTTTACCTTCCGACCAATGCCAAAGGCGAGACCATGAACCAACTTCGCTTCAAATCGGCTGCCAATCTGGCTTCGG ttacGTTTTGTATGCTGTATATCGGTACTACTCTAGCCACAATTTACGTTGTGAGCTGTCTCGGTTTGTTGGTCGGAACGCTACGCAATCGGCATGAGTTTTTCATCCCCTGGATGGTTGTGGACTTCTTCGGGACTCTAGTGGCCGCTTCGATTATGATTGCCGTTGGCTACAACAAGATGACCTATTGTGTGATTGGAAAGTGGCAATACT GGGGCTTCTGCGCGGTGATGACGGCTTTCAACCTAGTAATCTGGATGGTAGTTCGCATGTTCTACAAGAATCTGGTTCTCATGACCAAAATGCGCGAGATAGCGGTCGTGGCCATTCCGTGCCCTTCACCCGGAACCAAACAGGTGCCGTATCACTACCGTAAGGAAAATATGCACCTGAGCGATGGCGGCCTCAAGCATATACTGTTCGATTCAAACGAGGCCAACTACTTGGTATAA